One segment of Rhodothermales bacterium DNA contains the following:
- a CDS encoding ECF-type sigma factor: MTVLLHALRDGDRQALDRLFPLVYQELHDRAHQERRRLGGHATMNTTALVHEAYLKLARQPDGDYASRAHFYAVAAKAMRHIFLDYAKRRTAAKRGGANEPVSLDDAPDVAAADPNAALPDFGLEEAQEVLRLNGALEQLDPRMAHVVECRFFGGMSVEDTAAALGVSPATVKRDWVAARLALWNHLRASGAVGGTA; this comes from the coding sequence GTGACTGTCCTGCTGCATGCCCTGCGCGACGGCGACCGCCAGGCGCTCGACCGGCTGTTTCCGCTCGTGTACCAGGAATTGCATGACCGGGCCCACCAGGAACGGAGGCGCCTGGGCGGGCACGCCACCATGAACACGACGGCGCTCGTCCACGAGGCCTACCTGAAACTGGCCAGGCAACCCGACGGGGACTACGCCAGCCGGGCGCACTTCTACGCGGTGGCCGCGAAGGCCATGCGCCACATCTTCCTCGACTATGCGAAGCGCCGGACCGCCGCCAAGCGCGGAGGCGCGAACGAGCCGGTTTCTTTGGATGATGCGCCCGACGTGGCTGCGGCCGACCCGAATGCCGCGCTGCCCGATTTCGGGCTCGAGGAAGCCCAGGAAGTACTCCGTTTGAACGGAGCGCTCGAACAACTGGACCCCCGGATGGCCCACGTCGTGGAGTGCCGCTTCTTCGGCGGCATGAGCGTAGAGGATACCGCCGCGGCGCTCGGCGTTTCGCCCGCCACCGTCAAGCGGGATTGGGTCGCGGCGCGACTGGCGCTCTGGAACCACCTTCGGGCGTCCGGCGCCGTGGGCGGAACAGCATGA
- a CDS encoding response regulator, which translates to MKVLVVDDERDVETLFRMRFRREIAKGEIDLLFAFSGEEALDILHEHGKTDVVLVLSDINMPGMTGLELMERITAEPPPLPVCMMTAYDNDEYRERAHALGCAGYVSKPVDFAALKTRIKELVG; encoded by the coding sequence ATGAAAGTTTTGGTTGTGGATGATGAGCGTGATGTCGAGACCCTGTTCCGCATGCGATTCCGCCGCGAGATCGCGAAGGGCGAAATCGATTTGCTGTTCGCGTTTTCCGGCGAGGAGGCCCTCGATATCCTCCACGAACACGGCAAGACAGACGTGGTGCTGGTCCTGTCCGACATCAACATGCCCGGCATGACCGGCCTGGAATTGATGGAGCGGATTACCGCCGAACCGCCGCCCCTCCCGGTCTGCATGATGACCGCCTACGACAACGACGAATACCGGGAGCGTGCCCATGCCCTCGGATGCGCCGGCTACGTCTCGAAACCCGTGGATTTCGCCGCCCTCAAGACCCGGATCAAGGAGTTGGTGGGGTAG
- a CDS encoding GntR family transcriptional regulator, translated as MTLADQAYDRIERMIVTLELPPGAPFSEASLAATLDLGRTPIREALQRLVADRLVLAIPKRGMQVTDIDVPEYLALLETRAVLDRLTVGRAATRVTPDIAAELRRLAADIQMAATKDDTDTFMQLDRQADLVLAEAAANPFGADASRALHAHARRFWYQYRHAGDLTASAVHHAAILLAVAEGDKREAESESDRFMAYLEHFTREAIGL; from the coding sequence ATGACGCTCGCGGACCAGGCGTACGACCGCATTGAGCGGATGATCGTGACGCTCGAGTTGCCACCGGGGGCCCCGTTCTCGGAGGCCTCGCTGGCGGCCACGCTCGACCTCGGTCGGACACCCATCCGGGAGGCCCTGCAGCGCCTGGTGGCGGACCGGCTCGTCCTCGCCATTCCCAAGCGCGGCATGCAGGTAACGGACATTGACGTGCCCGAATACCTGGCCCTGCTCGAAACGCGGGCGGTGCTGGACCGGCTGACGGTCGGCCGCGCCGCAACGCGCGTAACGCCCGACATTGCCGCCGAGCTCCGCAGGCTTGCCGCCGACATCCAGATGGCGGCCACGAAGGACGATACGGACACCTTCATGCAGCTGGACCGCCAGGCGGACCTCGTGCTGGCCGAGGCCGCGGCGAATCCGTTCGGCGCCGACGCATCGCGGGCACTTCATGCCCACGCACGGCGTTTCTGGTACCAGTACCGGCATGCAGGCGACCTCACCGCATCTGCCGTGCACCACGCCGCCATCCTGCTGGCCGTCGCCGAAGGTGACAAGCGCGAGGCGGAATCCGAGAGCGACCGGTTCATGGCGTATCTCGAACACTTTACCCGGGAGGCCATCGGTCTCTGA
- a CDS encoding 4-hydroxyproline epimerase → MAIHRFTCIDAHTCGNPVRVITTGGPVLEGASMAARREHFMAEFDWIRQGLMFEPRGHDMMSGSILYEPTREDCDVGILFIETSGCLPMCGHGTIGTVTVIIQEDLVRPAEPGVLRLETPAGRVDAYYILEGDRVASVRLVNIPSFLYKAGLTVECPDLGELTVDVAYGGNFYAIVDSQPNFRDMADYTAGDFIRWSPVVRHRLNAAHTFVHPLDERIHGMTHMLWTGAPTVRDATARNAVFYGDKAIDRSPCGTGTSSRMAQWAAQGKLGEGDLFVHESIIGSLFTGRVERLTRVGDFDAIVPSIAGWARVTGYNQILIDDDDPYAHGFQVI, encoded by the coding sequence ATGGCCATTCATCGTTTCACGTGCATAGATGCACACACCTGCGGCAACCCGGTCCGGGTCATCACGACCGGCGGTCCGGTACTGGAAGGCGCATCCATGGCGGCGCGGCGTGAGCATTTCATGGCGGAGTTCGACTGGATCCGCCAGGGGCTCATGTTCGAGCCCCGCGGACACGACATGATGTCGGGAAGCATCCTCTACGAGCCGACCCGGGAGGACTGCGACGTGGGCATCCTGTTCATTGAAACCAGCGGATGCCTGCCCATGTGCGGACACGGTACCATCGGCACGGTGACGGTCATCATCCAGGAGGACCTGGTCCGGCCGGCCGAACCGGGGGTGCTTCGCCTGGAAACGCCCGCCGGACGGGTGGATGCCTACTACATCCTGGAGGGGGACCGTGTGGCCAGCGTCCGGCTCGTGAACATTCCCTCGTTCCTCTACAAGGCAGGGCTCACGGTGGAGTGTCCGGACCTGGGTGAACTGACCGTGGACGTGGCGTACGGCGGGAATTTCTACGCCATCGTGGACAGCCAACCGAATTTCCGCGACATGGCGGACTACACGGCCGGGGATTTCATCCGGTGGAGCCCGGTCGTGCGGCATCGATTGAATGCCGCCCATACGTTCGTGCACCCGCTGGATGAGCGGATTCACGGAATGACCCACATGCTTTGGACCGGTGCCCCCACCGTTCGCGACGCGACCGCCCGGAACGCGGTGTTCTACGGCGACAAGGCCATCGACCGGAGCCCGTGCGGCACGGGTACGTCCAGCCGGATGGCCCAATGGGCCGCTCAGGGGAAACTTGGTGAGGGCGACCTGTTCGTGCACGAAAGCATCATCGGCAGTCTCTTCACGGGACGCGTGGAACGTTTGACCCGCGTCGGGGATTTTGATGCCATCGTGCCCAGTATTGCCGGCTGGGCCCGCGTCACCGGATACAACCAGATCCTGATTGACGACGACGACCCGTACGCCCACGGCTTCCAGGTGATTTGA
- a CDS encoding FAD-dependent oxidoreductase, with translation MSMNSDIVVVGGGAVGLCTAWYLAEAGARVTVVDRMSVDEKASVGNAGMLVPSHVVPLSAPGVVMKGLKMMMNASSPFQIAPRADRSFLRWLWLFNRHANRRHMAYGVPLLRDLSLKSVELFQELCALEGLLGAGFAQTGLLNLYRGDAAMRDDLALADVAERAGLAIDRLDEDAVRALEPDIRVPIRGGVFYRQDASIHPEKFVVALAQMLAARGVEFVDATAGGIDRSVGVVLDGAAADGRRAIGGDRIVVAAGAWTPALVKSLGLRLPVEPARGYSVTVREHDTSIRIPCVFTDEKITITPMAGELRFTGTLTLTGFNREVQSRRAEPIRRLAQTYAGPSMAIEKPEMWSGFRPASPDGLPMIGLVPGTRNIYVATGHGMLGVTQAPVTGRMLSAMMGGPALDLDAEPYNPGRFG, from the coding sequence ATGAGCATGAATTCGGATATCGTAGTTGTCGGCGGCGGGGCGGTCGGGCTGTGCACGGCGTGGTACCTGGCGGAGGCCGGGGCGCGGGTGACGGTGGTCGACCGGATGAGCGTGGATGAGAAGGCGTCGGTGGGCAACGCCGGCATGCTCGTCCCGAGCCACGTCGTGCCGCTGTCGGCACCGGGCGTGGTGATGAAGGGGCTCAAGATGATGATGAATGCATCGAGCCCGTTCCAGATTGCGCCGCGCGCAGACCGCTCTTTTTTGCGGTGGCTCTGGCTCTTCAACCGGCACGCCAACCGGCGGCACATGGCCTACGGGGTCCCGCTGCTGCGTGACCTGTCCCTGAAGAGTGTGGAACTGTTCCAGGAACTCTGTGCGCTGGAAGGACTTTTGGGCGCCGGTTTTGCGCAGACGGGGCTGCTCAATCTGTACCGGGGCGACGCCGCCATGCGGGACGACCTGGCGCTGGCCGACGTGGCCGAGCGTGCGGGGTTGGCCATTGACCGGTTGGATGAGGATGCGGTGCGCGCCCTGGAACCCGATATCCGGGTGCCCATCCGGGGCGGGGTGTTCTACCGGCAGGATGCGTCCATCCATCCGGAAAAGTTCGTGGTGGCACTCGCGCAGATGCTGGCCGCCCGGGGCGTGGAGTTCGTGGATGCGACAGCGGGCGGCATTGACCGCAGCGTCGGGGTCGTGCTGGATGGCGCGGCGGCCGACGGCCGCCGCGCCATAGGGGGCGATCGGATTGTTGTTGCCGCCGGGGCCTGGACGCCGGCCCTCGTCAAATCGCTGGGTCTTCGCTTGCCGGTCGAGCCGGCGCGTGGGTACAGCGTGACCGTCCGCGAGCACGATACGTCCATCCGCATTCCGTGCGTGTTCACCGACGAGAAGATTACGATCACGCCCATGGCGGGTGAACTCCGGTTCACGGGCACGCTCACGCTGACCGGGTTCAATCGGGAGGTCCAATCGCGCCGAGCCGAGCCCATCCGCCGTCTGGCCCAGACCTATGCGGGCCCCTCCATGGCCATCGAGAAGCCCGAAATGTGGAGCGGCTTCCGGCCCGCATCTCCCGACGGTCTGCCCATGATCGGCCTCGTTCCCGGCACCCGCAATATCTACGTGGCCACGGGCCACGGCATGCTCGGCGTCACCCAGGCGCCCGTCACCGGCCGCATGCTCTCGGCCATGATGGGCGGCCCTGCGCTCGACCTCGACGCCGAGCCGTACAACCCCGGACGTTTTGGGTAA
- a CDS encoding S8 family serine peptidase: protein MNSLLRLLLIVLLGLSTLPAHAQSSRMDAPLRALVRGHEADVRLGKAAADRTVDIFVQLENGVVPDAVRTPGMTVRTLAGDIAVVRLPIDEIPVLARMSGIRRLEASRTRHLLHDESRALIRVDQVHAGADLDRAYQGEGVVVGVLDTGIDVNHPDFRDGNGTRIQYLLEYLDPEAHTEDSREYTKADIDADASAVQQIDGDGHGTHVAGSAAGNGAGNAAMTGMAPKADLIIVKGTRAETGGGFSDADIVAGVEYIFNRAGEMGKPAVVNLSLGGHDGPHDGSSLSEQALSNLSGPGRIIVAAAGNEGFDNIHVGHSTGPGTTYLYVGGASNESQFGLNAWHDAGTVARASVGLFSLDNGVLTLVSQSDWVASGGYAEGMELTFDGEVVASAAIDLETTAHPDNGDGNLQALIEGLEGVDLSNYLAGFMIEASGTGRLDAWVFGGELINFSLPIDGYEVIPGDSDMTVGTPATAEKVLAVGAFVSKNSWTSGDGLTFLWPDPNLGGEAPEIGAYAYFSSRGPTRDGRIHPQISAPGALIFSAHSADVAEPDADRMLAGGQYIGFEGTSMASPHIAGIVALMLEADAELTYEDVVNHLSTTATVDAQTGTGPNSTFGAGKVDALAALQSVTGYSGVNTLTETELPRAVTLSQNYPNPFNPVTSVSFSLPRAMDVQVQVFDALGRHVGTLLEGPLPAGSHAVRFDAGTRPSGMYLLRLNTATTVLTRPMILLK, encoded by the coding sequence ATGAACTCCCTGCTGCGCCTGCTCCTCATCGTCCTGCTTGGACTGTCCACCCTGCCCGCCCACGCCCAGTCGTCCCGCATGGATGCGCCCCTGCGCGCCCTCGTCCGCGGCCATGAAGCCGATGTCCGGCTCGGCAAGGCCGCTGCCGATCGCACCGTGGACATTTTCGTCCAGCTGGAAAACGGCGTCGTGCCGGATGCGGTCCGTACGCCGGGCATGACGGTCCGCACCCTGGCCGGAGATATTGCCGTCGTCCGGCTCCCCATTGATGAGATTCCGGTGCTGGCCCGCATGTCGGGCATCCGCCGCCTGGAGGCCAGCCGGACCCGGCATCTCCTGCATGACGAAAGTCGGGCGCTCATCCGCGTGGACCAGGTCCACGCCGGCGCGGATCTCGACCGGGCCTACCAGGGTGAAGGCGTGGTGGTCGGTGTGCTCGACACGGGCATTGACGTCAACCACCCGGATTTCCGGGACGGAAACGGAACGCGCATCCAGTATCTGCTCGAATACCTGGATCCCGAGGCCCACACCGAAGACTCCCGCGAATACACCAAAGCAGACATCGATGCGGACGCATCGGCGGTCCAGCAGATTGACGGTGACGGACACGGAACGCACGTGGCCGGCTCCGCAGCCGGAAACGGTGCCGGCAACGCGGCCATGACGGGCATGGCCCCGAAAGCCGATTTGATCATTGTCAAAGGCACGCGCGCCGAAACCGGGGGTGGTTTTTCCGATGCCGATATCGTGGCCGGTGTCGAGTACATCTTCAATCGCGCCGGTGAAATGGGCAAGCCGGCCGTCGTCAACCTGAGCCTGGGTGGTCATGACGGCCCCCACGACGGCAGCAGCCTTTCCGAACAGGCGCTGTCGAACCTCAGTGGACCGGGCCGCATCATTGTTGCTGCTGCCGGGAATGAAGGCTTTGACAATATCCACGTCGGCCATTCCACGGGTCCGGGAACGACGTACCTGTACGTCGGGGGAGCCAGCAACGAGAGCCAGTTCGGTCTCAATGCCTGGCACGATGCCGGTACCGTCGCCCGTGCTTCGGTTGGCCTCTTCAGCCTGGATAATGGTGTCCTGACCCTGGTCAGCCAGTCGGATTGGGTCGCCTCCGGTGGGTACGCCGAGGGTATGGAACTCACCTTCGATGGTGAAGTGGTCGCCAGCGCGGCCATCGACCTGGAAACCACGGCCCATCCCGACAATGGCGATGGCAATCTCCAGGCCCTGATCGAAGGACTGGAGGGCGTGGACTTGTCCAACTACCTGGCCGGATTCATGATCGAAGCGTCCGGTACCGGTCGTCTGGATGCCTGGGTCTTCGGGGGCGAATTGATCAACTTCTCCTTGCCCATTGACGGCTACGAGGTTATTCCAGGGGACTCGGACATGACCGTCGGCACGCCGGCCACCGCCGAAAAGGTGCTTGCCGTCGGCGCCTTCGTATCCAAGAATTCGTGGACCAGTGGGGACGGGCTCACCTTCCTCTGGCCCGATCCCAACCTGGGCGGCGAGGCACCTGAAATCGGAGCCTATGCCTACTTCAGCAGCCGTGGACCAACGCGTGACGGTCGCATCCACCCGCAGATATCCGCGCCGGGTGCCTTGATCTTCTCTGCCCATTCCGCCGATGTGGCTGAGCCGGACGCGGACCGGATGCTGGCCGGGGGGCAGTACATCGGATTCGAGGGCACCAGCATGGCGTCGCCCCACATTGCCGGTATTGTCGCCCTCATGCTTGAGGCCGACGCTGAACTGACGTATGAGGACGTGGTGAACCACCTTTCCACCACCGCGACCGTCGACGCGCAGACCGGTACCGGGCCCAATTCGACGTTCGGTGCGGGCAAGGTCGATGCCCTCGCTGCGCTCCAGTCCGTGACCGGGTATTCCGGCGTGAATACGTTGACAGAGACGGAATTGCCGCGCGCGGTCACGCTCAGCCAGAACTATCCGAACCCGTTCAATCCGGTGACCTCGGTGTCCTTCTCGTTGCCGCGGGCCATGGACGTGCAGGTCCAGGTATTCGACGCACTCGGTCGCCACGTCGGCACCTTGCTGGAAGGTCCCCTGCCCGCCGGGTCGCATGCGGTCCGGTTCGACGCCGGGACGCGCCCCAGCGGCATGTACCTGCTGCGCCTGAACACGGCAACCACGGTGCTGACGCGCCCGATGATCCTGTTGAAATAG
- a CDS encoding aminotransferase class III-fold pyridoxal phosphate-dependent enzyme, translating to MGKTISRPQISPEEVLRLVRDAYAIGGAGSLTVEPLPGDRDSNWKVLVDGRPVGVLKVFSPLASRAWIELEERVLGAAAARGLPVPQVVPAADQRTVLAWEGTFARMVTWLEGRPLGDTNPVRPAHARALGRVLGRLGRALQPLDTAGTPDDFAWDMLNADRTVRERLDDLTAHPFLPETGMDLVQDVLTHFVAQVKPVLAGLPRQLIHNDANDWNVLVQGDAITGLLDFGDVVAAPRVVDVAVAAAYAAMDRTDPVAFIGEVVAGYHAEYPLDEQEVALVADLVRMRLVVSVAMSAWRRRSEPNDPYLTISERSAWTLLHRLAALHPRFVHYRLRAACGMEPVPGSRRIGKWLKERAGTFPAVIRPALSKLGADQSASSPVLFDFSVSSLEFGPVDLTVPGAAEDEIWRRCGDAVGIGRYAEARLAYTGVQFATETGARRTIHIGIDLFRPAGCAVHAPLEGTVQAARIHDDQFDYGGCVILEHTIEGLPTFWTLYGHLSHATVLALTPGQQISPGEAFAELGAWDENGGWVAHLHFEVITDLLDMEGTYPGVASPDEADVWKSLSINPADLLGLGLEATAPPPPPLDELLDRRRAVLGPNLSLAYRPPLHIARGIMQYLYDPEGRAYLDAVNNVAHVGHQNLAVTRAVSRQVRTQNTNTRYLHETVLEFAERLLETLPDHLEVVYLVNSGSEANDLALRVARTATRREDVLVLEGAYHGHLGSLISVSPYKYDGPGGTGRPSGTWTVPMPDAYRGAFRGQTEATGSAYAALVKEALDNAEAAGRPIGAFLAESVPGCGGQIVPPPGYLRQAAEYVRAAGGVVILDEVQVGMGRPGDAFWGFELQGARPDMVVIGKPVGNGHPLGVVAMTRPLAHAFNTGMEYFNTFGGNAVSAAAGLAVLAEIRDRGLQTHAKDVGAHLMDGLRGLQRRYPLIGDVRGVGLFVGVELVLDRETLEPAAAAARYIANRMAEMGVLLSTDGPLNNVLKIKPPMVFTRQNADFLVHVLERVLKEDAVQIR from the coding sequence TTGGGTAAGACGATCTCTAGACCGCAGATTTCGCCGGAGGAGGTGTTGCGCCTGGTTCGGGACGCGTACGCGATTGGGGGCGCCGGCTCCCTCACAGTTGAGCCGCTCCCGGGGGATCGGGATTCCAACTGGAAGGTGTTGGTGGATGGCCGGCCGGTCGGGGTGCTGAAGGTATTCTCTCCGCTGGCGTCGCGGGCATGGATTGAGCTGGAGGAACGGGTGTTGGGGGCCGCGGCCGCCCGTGGTTTGCCCGTGCCGCAGGTGGTGCCCGCGGCCGACCAGCGCACGGTCCTGGCGTGGGAAGGGACGTTCGCGCGCATGGTGACGTGGCTGGAAGGCCGCCCCCTCGGGGACACGAATCCAGTTCGACCTGCGCATGCCCGGGCGCTCGGTCGGGTGCTCGGCCGTCTTGGACGCGCGCTCCAACCCCTGGACACCGCCGGGACCCCCGACGACTTCGCGTGGGACATGCTGAACGCGGACCGGACCGTGCGCGAGCGGCTGGACGATCTCACGGCGCATCCCTTTCTGCCTGAAACGGGCATGGACCTGGTGCAGGACGTGCTCACGCACTTCGTAGCCCAGGTCAAACCCGTACTGGCTGGCCTCCCGCGGCAACTCATCCACAACGATGCAAATGACTGGAACGTCCTCGTCCAGGGCGACGCCATAACCGGACTGCTGGACTTCGGCGACGTCGTGGCCGCCCCCCGCGTGGTGGACGTGGCCGTAGCCGCGGCCTATGCCGCCATGGACCGGACAGACCCGGTGGCGTTCATCGGCGAGGTCGTGGCCGGGTATCACGCCGAATACCCGCTGGACGAACAGGAAGTGGCCCTCGTGGCCGATCTCGTGCGCATGCGCCTGGTGGTGAGCGTGGCCATGTCGGCGTGGCGTCGCCGCTCGGAGCCCAACGATCCCTACCTGACCATCAGCGAGAGGTCCGCCTGGACGCTGCTGCATCGGCTGGCGGCCCTCCACCCCCGTTTCGTGCACTACCGACTGAGGGCGGCCTGCGGAATGGAGCCCGTGCCCGGCTCGCGGCGCATCGGAAAATGGCTCAAGGAGCGCGCGGGGACCTTTCCGGCCGTCATCCGGCCGGCGCTCTCCAAGTTGGGCGCCGACCAGAGCGCATCATCCCCTGTCCTTTTTGATTTTTCCGTCAGCAGCCTGGAGTTCGGGCCCGTCGACCTGACCGTTCCGGGCGCCGCAGAAGACGAAATCTGGCGTCGATGCGGCGACGCGGTAGGCATTGGCCGGTACGCCGAGGCCCGACTGGCCTACACCGGCGTGCAGTTCGCGACAGAAACAGGCGCCCGCCGCACCATCCACATCGGAATTGACCTGTTCCGGCCTGCGGGATGCGCGGTGCACGCCCCGCTGGAAGGCACGGTCCAGGCCGCGCGCATCCACGACGACCAGTTCGACTACGGCGGATGCGTCATTTTGGAGCACACCATCGAAGGGCTCCCCACATTCTGGACGCTGTACGGCCACCTGAGCCATGCTACCGTGCTTGCGCTCACGCCTGGACAGCAGATATCGCCGGGGGAAGCCTTCGCGGAGCTCGGCGCGTGGGATGAGAATGGCGGCTGGGTGGCCCACCTGCATTTCGAGGTCATCACCGACCTCCTGGACATGGAGGGCACGTATCCCGGAGTGGCCTCCCCCGACGAGGCCGATGTCTGGAAGTCGTTGTCCATCAACCCCGCCGACCTGCTGGGACTCGGGCTGGAAGCTACCGCTCCTCCGCCGCCCCCGCTGGACGAATTGCTGGATCGTCGGCGCGCCGTGCTGGGACCGAACCTGAGCCTGGCCTACCGCCCACCATTGCACATTGCCCGCGGCATCATGCAATACCTGTACGACCCCGAGGGACGGGCGTACCTGGATGCGGTGAACAACGTGGCCCACGTCGGGCATCAGAATCTGGCGGTCACGCGGGCTGTTTCGCGGCAGGTGCGCACGCAGAACACGAATACCCGGTACCTCCATGAGACGGTGCTGGAATTCGCTGAGCGCCTGCTGGAGACGCTGCCGGACCACCTGGAGGTGGTCTATCTGGTCAATTCAGGCAGCGAGGCCAACGACCTGGCCCTGCGCGTGGCGCGGACGGCTACCCGCCGTGAGGATGTGCTGGTCCTGGAGGGCGCCTACCACGGGCATCTGGGGTCGCTGATTTCCGTCAGCCCCTACAAGTACGACGGGCCGGGGGGCACCGGAAGGCCGTCCGGGACATGGACGGTTCCCATGCCCGATGCTTACCGGGGGGCGTTCCGCGGGCAGACCGAGGCGACGGGTTCCGCATATGCGGCGCTCGTGAAGGAGGCACTGGACAACGCCGAGGCCGCTGGGCGGCCCATTGGCGCGTTCCTGGCCGAGTCCGTTCCGGGATGCGGTGGGCAGATCGTACCCCCGCCGGGATACCTGCGTCAGGCTGCCGAGTACGTGCGGGCCGCCGGTGGCGTGGTCATCCTGGACGAAGTGCAGGTGGGCATGGGTCGTCCGGGCGATGCGTTCTGGGGCTTCGAGTTGCAGGGCGCCCGCCCCGACATGGTGGTTATCGGAAAACCCGTCGGAAACGGCCATCCGCTCGGCGTCGTGGCCATGACGCGCCCGCTGGCCCATGCGTTCAACACCGGGATGGAGTACTTCAACACCTTCGGCGGCAATGCCGTCTCGGCCGCCGCAGGTCTGGCCGTGCTGGCCGAAATCCGTGATCGGGGCTTGCAGACGCACGCCAAGGATGTGGGCGCGCATCTCATGGACGGGCTGCGGGGACTCCAGCGCCGCTACCCCCTCATCGGGGATGTGCGCGGCGTCGGCCTCTTCGTGGGCGTCGAACTGGTCCTGGACCGCGAAACGCTGGAACCGGCGGCCGCCGCCGCCCGGTACATCGCGAACCGCATGGCCGAAATGGGGGTGCTCCTGTCCACCGACGGACCGCTGAACAATGTCCTCAAGATCAAGCCGCCCATGGTGTTCACGCGTCAGAACGCGGACTTCCTGGTGCACGTGCTGGAGCGGGTGCTGAAGGAGGACGCCGTGCAGATTCGATAG